A region of the Phaseolus vulgaris cultivar G19833 chromosome 11, P. vulgaris v2.0, whole genome shotgun sequence genome:
atttatatttggaAATTGAGCATACCACAATGAGTTCAGATTTATCATTGTTCTGAAGATATGAAATGTGTGCAAAACCATCACTCACCAATACATAAGTCTTAGATGTTTCGGACTGTGAACATATTTGTCAAATTGAAATTGACATATGATTGTTGTTGATTGAGATGTGAAATtaacatgaaattttttatgtcaaattgtataattaacatgaaattttttataaaaaaaaatatacttatcAAATCGATTGTATGAAGCATGCTAGGATCATGGGTCTGCACTACAGCACCAGAAATGGTTACTCAATAAAATGGATTTTGAGATTGTTAGACACAGAGAAACCAGACTTACCAAAACATGGTACAACAAATAAATGTTGGCCACATGAAAATTACAAAGGTACTTGGCTGCTGCTTTACCACAATGTCCCAGCTTTCTCAATTTCATCACTGtgcatttcttcttctttagcTACACATTCCAATCCCAATGTGGTTACCCTATTTGGAAAACAAGTGAGTGTTGGAGAAAACTGAaagcttttcaagaaaaaaaCCTATTTACAATCAATGCTAGAGTATTTATCGAGTCTGACCTTCTCTTAATTTAGAGTTTAGTTTCTGGATAGTTGAATTTTTCTATCTACTAtgatgaatttttgaatgattttcaaattattatttttaatcaaaaaattaaatttaacatatatatatatatatatataaatgaaagtaaaaatatttgtacACGTGTTGCAACTagaaatttgtttaaaaaaattgaaacaaaaaataagaaaaatacaaaaagaagaaaatttcCTAGTACAAAGTAAGCAAATGACACCCTTTACCAACCAAGGATGGGTGACAGGAAGACCCACTATGCTTAACTCCATTCTCTTCTTATCCACAAAACTTTAATACccttacaagaaaatcatttaatatccttacaagaaaatcatgaaataaaaactaaatttagagataaaaaataattagttattataataactaaattagagatcattttataaattaaataaattaaaaaaattgttggtttttatattagtttctattattgttttttttttatcagcaaagaatggaATTAAAATTAGAGGAGATACAAAGGGGtatctcaacccttttacaTAAAACACCCTCATAGAAACAAGAGGTTGAGCTGTTTGCAATAAAACGCTGCAAACGCTAGCACTAAAGCAACACCGTACCTCTAATAACGCTAGGAAAGCAAGAACACACAGAATCAACAACGTCAACAATCATCCCCACATGCCACAACACCTTCTTCCTCCTCTCACACTACATAGCCTAGCAACAAAAAACATAGGCCAGAGCTGCATAAGTCGGAGATTTGTGTTTTTTGAGTAATGTCCACCAGCCAATCTCTTGTTTTTGCTATTCATCTGTATTGACTCGCCAGTATAGAATTGTGGCCAAAAGTGGCTTCCCAGTGTTGGCATTCCTCATTCTCCTCGCCACGCGACGAGTTACCCATACACGTTTCATAATTTCGGCGACCACCAACTCCACACagatggagaacgccgcttcctCGACCGGCGATcttgttgacctttgcatatcTTCGACGAGCACCGACTACGCACACATGGAAATCGCCGTTTCGTCGACCGGCAATCATGTAAAcctatggagaacgccgctttaTCAACCGACGATCATGTTAACCTTTCCataccttcggcgaccaccggcTACGCGCGCATAAAGATCGCCGTTatatcgaccggcgatcatgttgacctttgcataactttgacgaccaccgactacgcacgcatgatGATCACCGTTTCATTGACTGGCGATCATGTGACCTTGtataacttcggcgaccaccgactacacccATATGGGGAGCGCCGCTTcatcgatcggcgatcatgtaaacctatggagaacgccgctttaTCAACCGACGATCATGTTAACCTTTCCataccttcggcgaccaccgactacgcgcGCATAAAGATCGCCGTtacatcgaccggcgatcatgttgacctttgcataacaACTttgacgaccaccgactacgcacgcatgaaGATCACCGTTTcaccgaccggcgatcatgtgaccttgtataacttcggcgaccaccggcTACACCCATATGGGGAGCGCCGCTTCATCGAtcgacgatcatgttgacctatgGAGACCACCGCTTTATCAACCGGTGATCATGTTGGCCTTTTGCataccttcggcgaccaccgactacgcacgcataaTCGGTGCCCGCTACTTTAAAGGCTGCATAACAATTCTTGTCTTCTGCTCTCTCCCACTTCATCCATGCATTAACTTCTAGAAGCGCACAAATCTCTCAGCTGAACCCCACAGTACACACATGGTGTTCGTGTCCAGATATATCAGCTCCTTTTCGTATACTATTACAGCCCAAGGAAATGCCCATCCATATCGGCTCCCAGCATGACCTACGATCTCCAAGAACTCCCTTTGCAACATTCCATCAAAATTGCTTGGTAGAGCAGAACTCAATGAGGCGCGAACACCTTATACCTTCTAAAAAACCTCCCTCACTTCCTTACTACGCCATACCTGTTCCAGCCCATGCTTGAACCACTCAGCGAACCAAGAGGAGGCACTGGTTCGGATACAAAAGCCAGTCCGAGAAGGCGTACGAGAAAGCTGATGTTTTGTGCTTTAGCCACAACCAGGACTGTAGCTGCGCGTTTTGGAAAATCTCATCGGAGTCAGGCACCCCTTGTCTAAAAGCCACTATGTTCCTGTGCTCCCAAATACAGCTAACAGCGGCCGCCCAAAAATCTAACCATACTTGATTCTGTTGACTGGACAAATGGGTTAGCTGGAAATTCATAAAGTGATTCATGAGATCTTTATTTTGGACACTTAGAATACCTATCCACCTATAACACTGAGACCACACTTGTTGAGCAAAACCGCATTTTAGAAAGAGGTGTTGAGAGGATTCCTCCGACAGGTTGCAAAGAACACAACGAGTTGATGTCACCTGCACACCTCTTCTCAACAAATTAACCCTATTAGGAATTTTATCGATGAGAATTCTCCAGGCTGTCGTAAGCACCTTGGGCATGGCTTTAGCTTGCCATAAGAGACTAAACACACCTTCTCTTGCAGCTGAGCATTGGTGATTATCCAACATAGAGTACGCTGACTTAATAGAGAACATACCCTTATGGTCCCCCTTCCATATAAGCTGGTCGAGGGAATCCTTCCACACAACGCCCGTACTAAGTCTGGACAATAATTCTTCCTCCATATCCGTCTCCCATTGGAACCTACCCCTCCTCCAGTTCAGATTCCACTGCCAGGTAGTCTCTTCCCATGCTCCTACCTCCCCCACCCTTTTACCTTGATCAAGAGACAAGGAGAAGAGTCTAGGGTAAACCGATCTAAGACATTCGTTCCCAAGCCACACGTCCTCCCAGAATCTCACTCTGGCTCCATTACCTACTTTCCACCCAATGGCCTTTTGGAACCAACCGTCTTCGACACCCTCAGCGCAGATTTTAGTGAGATCCTTCCACCACCATGATTGGTACTTCGACCTCAGGTTCATATTTTCTGCTCCTGTACCGTATTTAGATGATATAATCTCTTTCCACTTACCTCCTTCGCTACTCATGAGCCTCCATCTCCATTTAGCCAGGAGGGCCacattaaatttcttcatatcCTTCACCCCCAAGCCTCCTAGCTCTAGAGGCTTACACACATTATCCCAGCTTACCCAGGATATCGACTTAGTCTGCTTCCCCCACGCCCATAGGAACTTCCGCTGGATGCTACTGATTTTATTGTACACTACTACAGGGGCTTTGAAAATGGAGAGATAGAACAGAGGAATGGCTGTGAACACTGATTTCAACAAACAAATTCGTCCTGCCATTGAAAGAAATCTCCCCTTCCAAGAACTAAGTTTGGCTTCGACCTTTTTAACTACCGGATCCCAAAATTGTATCTTCCTCGGGTTACCCCCCACCTCAACCCCCAGATATTGGAACGGAAGCTTCATCGTATTACAATTCAGAGTTTTAGCATACGTGCTCATGGCAAAACCGTCCACTTTAATACCGGATAACTTGGACTTATGAAAGTTGACTTTCAGACCCGATGCAATCTCATAGCACCGAAGGATAGCCTTAATTGTAAAAATGCTATCAAAGGAATCCTCACACAAAAAGAGTGTGTCATCTGCGAACTGTAGCAGACAGCATTCGACATTATTTCTTCCCACCTTGAGCCCCCTAAGGACATTCGTTCTCAGTGCTTGTCTGACCAAACCTGCTAAACCTTCAACAACCACTAAGAAGAGGAATGGAGCCATTGGGTCTCCCTGTCTCAATCCCCTAGAAGGTTTGAATTCCTCCGTAGGACTCCCATTAACCAACACAGATACTGACGATGACGCCAAGCATCCTTTAACCCACGAGATCCACTTATCATGAAAGCCTAGCCTGTGTAGCATATCGAACAAAAAACTCCATCTCACCGAGTCGTATGCCTTTTCAAAATCCACCTTGAAGCACACCCCGCTTTTGCCATTTCTCTTTATATCCTCAAGGATCTCATTGGCCATAACAACGCTGTCCAATAGACCTCTTCCACTAATAAAGGCTGACTGACAGTCATCAATGATAAACGGCATAATATTCTTCATACGGCTTGACAAGACTTTAGTAATAATCTTGTATATTACACCAACAAGAGATATTGGTCTGAATTGATCGAGCGAGGACGGATCTCTTACTTTGGGGATGAGCGCAATAAAGGACGGATCtcttattgttaaatggtttttaaattggtatgtaattagcaaccaaagtttttctaccaaatttagaatctaatttattggtagttaaaactttggtagctaattagataccaatttagaaactatttaacaataataaaaactaatttaaaaaccatttttttttagtttttaaaatagtctctaatttagtcactataataactaattattttttgtctatgATTATTTTTAGTGACCATTATTTGTTTCTCACAAAAACCTTAATCCACGTTTTGCCAAATTTATGGTGCAAATTTCTAATTTTCCAAAATTTCTCTCCTACTCCGGAACTTTACACTATTGTCTCTTTGACAAATTCATGCTATAAATATTGTACTTTTGTATCTGTTGCAACCTTTACTACACTATTCAATAGTTTACCAAATTCATGCTACAAATCCCAGGCGTGAAGCCATTGAAGCCACGGTGAAAAGAAAATTAAGGTTTGAACAATAGTTTGAAGGAAAATTAAAGGTGAAAACTAACAACCCCATGTTGAATTTGAAGAGACATTTATTCCTATGAGaagtttgtttgttttgtagAAGCCAATGCTTTGATGCTCTTTTCTTCTTATATATTTCCAACAACagaaacgtttttcagtttttaacTCAAGTTAGAGGAGTCTTCAGGAACCAAACCAAGTATAACTAGGATGAAACACTCATTTTATTTATAGCAGTAGATATATCATGCATCACCATGCATGACCACTCATTTTATTTATAGCAGTAGATGCATCAAGCATCACCATGCATCACCACTTTTCACAAACATACACATTACTTGGAGATTTCTCTAGGCATGACCAAGAAGCTTTTAAGTTCTTCAGCATCAGAGGTAAAGCACCAACCATAATCCATATAGTGATTGGGATAAGGAGCACAAAAGTTTCCACTTCCTTTCTTGATGCATTCATCATGAGATTTACATAAGTTGGGATGTTCATCTATCATCTTTGCCACTGGTGGTAAAATTCCACGAAGGCAGACACCACCTTCTAAAGTAGGCATACAGTAGCAACCACTTGACCCGCATGGTTGCCTCGTATTCGGTGAACAAGCCTTTGGACATTCACCTGCTTCTATGTTCTTCATCGAAAACATTACTAAAAATGAAATTTCAGAGTCAGAAGAAATGAAGtatgtataataatattgtGTAGATCTGAAATATATAAACAGAAATGATGAAGAACGAGAAGTTACATACTGGAAGTGGCAAGCAAGAAGAGAGCCAAAGGAGCAACCCTAACATAACCCATTCTTTGATTTTGCTGTTGTTATTCTGAGAGTTTGTGGTGTGTTACTTTGCCTTCTTCTAGGTAAGAATTTATAGCCATTTTGTCTTGTGtcattaaaagaaaatagattaataatataatataaatgtaaaaaatGTAACATTTTTATTATCCAACCGAAAgtaatacaaaaaaatttatttaactaaaatctataaaataaaataatttttatttatttttttaattttttttaaagataaatataaatttataaaacttacttttttaatattttttaaaaaatactacaaaTTCAGATCACTCACAAATCACTAacacaatattaatattttttacatacaTTAAATCACTcatagattttaatttttttcttaaaaaatcatcataaattttaataacataaattatatacttttttatgttatttatttttaaaattgtgtatttaattatttgtaattgaatataatttatataattattattataatttaaaaaatgtttaattactttatttaattaattaattaactttttaaataagttataagCACTACTCCAGTATTATGTTTTCTTCGCTCACACTACTGTTGTAATTGTTTCAGTAATATTAGAGACAAAGGAACACATGTTTGGTTTTGTGTTTCTGAAGAAGAGTGAGAGTGTACGGAAGGACAAAAAGAGACTAAGTGTCAATAATGAGGCTCAAACACTACTTCATGTCGGATACATATATTAGACACGACACTCATATGACACTAGTAAAACACATATCGATAAAgtgtctaatttaaaaaatatttgttgaattactaataattttagcacagttttaacataattttaaaaaagataaatatattaatattttaaaaattaaaatttattatataaatttttattatgattataaaaataagtgttggagatcccgcatcgactagagattagagcctttcattgtatataagtgggtgcaaacctcaccttattgagccggttttatggggttgagtacaaatccttttgaaccagtcatgaaaaatatttttctactaaaaaaagttgaaatatgtttgtgcacataaatctttattgtctatttatataattcataattatatattatataaatccGTGTTCTTGTAttctatattttaaagattGTACATATCTTTGTGTTTGTGTCCGTATCATATTAGTATCTATGTTATATTAGTGTCCGTGTAAGTGTCAATGTTACATAGGtaaatgtatatattatatatcttCCTTCAACAACAAAGATTTACCAAAAAAACATGCGAATAAAGCCATGTAGATTAGGGTTCTTTTACTTTATTGTCCTTAGCTATTATATGCCCATGAATTTTTTGCACGTGAAATACAATTTTTGCAGTTTATATATGgtcttgtttttttattttaataaggttacatttttaaaattgtatttctactaaaatatttacaatagtGATTTCtgattatgttttaaaaaaacttaaatatttaatgaaGGTCTCTtaaataatttactttaaataaaatttatttaaatctaAAATTAGAAACTGTGAAGATTTATGTTTTTGTATACACTTGGttttataattgatttaattttttgataaattaattttttcttaacttCATATTGCATAAGTGTGagttatttgatatttatctctaaatcctattttttttttctatattagaATTAGTTATAAATCGATTATATTATTGTTCTCATCAAATAATCTAGATGgactaacttttttttaaagttcaCAGTGAGAAGAGCTCCATCTGTTGATAAAACTCTGACGATTAAGTCAATGAAAGCATATAAATATGAGTATAGTATCTCTAAGATTTTATGAGTTATTGTTTGGGCTGAGTTAAGTATTTAGATTTTTAAACTAGGCGGACCGGTAGCGGGTGATACTTAAAACCAAGTCCCTTGAATGACCAAAGAAACTTTAACAATTACACCAATCAAGTTTTGTCgtcatattatgatttttattatacttattagtatgattatcaatattaatataattaataatataaaaattattaatattattcatatatttaatatcattcatattattaatttcattattattattcagaTTAGATATCTCACGAAAATAACTGTTTCACTTCTAGATATTCACAAACATGAGTCTTTGAGTGATATTGAGGAGAAGTTTAATCCTAGGGTTACATATGTCATCGATCCGTCTAAGAAGCCCAAAATAATACAAGTTTCTCTTCagttttacttaaaaaaaacatacctttttttttataatttaatttaaaaaatctaattattttattataaataatgttaaatgTTACTCAAACttttatattcttaaaataaatatttattttcataatcttttaataacatttatatatttttttattttttttaaaaaattatatttttttatttcaataaattaggttatatttttatatctttttaataaAGTAGTACTTAGTTATCTTATTTCATTTAACAATAGGCGTTGATTATatattaacttaaatataactatattcatattttattatttatttaaatatattataaggtccacaataaaataataattataattaaataattttatattatatattatgatgttAATGACAAACTTCACCGCATATTTTTGTAAAACAACATTGATAAACCTAATTTCAAAGAGAATAATTACATTTTTCTCATAATAAGCCTAAATACTAACATCTTATTCGTATCTTAACTCCCTTGAGATATTTGGAGATATATCTTTTTTCAACATATATGGAGATAATTACCTACAATTTGAACAATACATGATACCTGATTTAGTTATAACTAACTAAATTATAAGTTTCAAActtatttttgaatattttaaccAATTATAACTAAAAACCTACAAATAGAGATTGATTTCTTATCCTCTATATTTATGCATTTATACATAATAACAAACTTTGTACTTAATCatttacattttataattatatttatttttagaaagagataaatttaataaatagtataagtatatatcatttataaagtatgaagaaaaaaaagaacataatcaaataaaaagagagtgttaaattgaaaagaaaagataaaaaaatttgttgaccaatgtacttttaattatttattttataatttcatgaATTCTGATTATATGTTTTCCTTTTCACTTTAACACATTAGTTGtataatttcttaaattgtTAATCTATCGGTACTAGACGAGTCAGTCGGTCTCGTGACCGACCGACCGTGTCAAAACACATCTAAACTTTAATCATTTTTCACTAAACACTCTTTACAGAGAGTCTTGATTTctgtaaaaattataaaactttaagtattcaaataaaagtaatataaaaaaattaattaactaaaatctatataaaaaaattattttattttttaattatttttaaatttttaaataaatttaaaattctttcACACTAAAAAGtatcactcacaaatttt
Encoded here:
- the LOC137821126 gene encoding albumin-1-like, which produces MGYVRVAPLALFLLATSIMFSMKNIEAGECPKACSPNTRQPCGSSGCYCMPTLEGGVCLRGILPPVAKMIDEHPNLCKSHDECIKKGSGNFCAPYPNHYMDYGWCFTSDAEELKSFLVMPREISK